Proteins from a genomic interval of Clostridium sp. M62/1:
- a CDS encoding pseudouridine synthase, whose protein sequence is MEKAMRLDRYLVEMKKGSRSEVKKMIKSGRVSVDGEICREAERKIQPSASEVSLDGTQVGYAAYEYFMLNKPAGVVSATEDGRHKTVVSLIEDAKRRDLFPVGRLDIDTEGLLLITNDGKLAHRLLSPKKHVDKTYFARVEGRLPENAIEQFKEGLTLEDGTRTLPARLVIQKASETAEDDGKADSSLSEIELTIHEGKFHQVKRMFEAVGCRVVYLKRLSMGSLRLDESLAPGAYRRLTEEEISKLQGEGDSGDERGLLSGKRAYLFDLDGTLVDSMWMWGAIDIEYLGKFGIPCPKDLQKAIEGMSFTETAVYFKERFSLPDSLEQIKADWTAMSIEKYRTEVPLKPGVRRFLEEAAERDIKMAICTSNGREMVDAVLSALKIRDFFSCVITGCEVAAGKPSPDIYLEAARRLSVKPEECAVFEDVPAGILSGKRAGMTVFAVEDDFSKGMEQEKRRLADGYIDGYLALL, encoded by the coding sequence ATGGAGAAGGCCATGCGCCTGGATCGCTATCTGGTAGAGATGAAAAAGGGAAGCCGGAGCGAGGTCAAGAAAATGATAAAAAGCGGAAGAGTGAGCGTGGATGGAGAAATCTGCCGGGAAGCGGAGAGAAAGATTCAGCCTTCTGCAAGTGAGGTGTCCCTGGACGGAACGCAGGTAGGCTACGCTGCCTATGAATATTTTATGCTCAACAAGCCGGCCGGCGTGGTGTCGGCTACAGAGGACGGCCGCCATAAGACCGTGGTGAGCCTGATTGAGGATGCAAAGAGGAGAGACCTCTTTCCTGTGGGAAGACTGGATATAGACACAGAGGGCCTTCTGCTGATTACCAATGACGGGAAGCTGGCCCACCGCCTTCTCTCGCCCAAAAAGCATGTGGACAAGACATATTTTGCAAGGGTAGAGGGGAGACTTCCAGAGAACGCAATCGAGCAGTTTAAAGAGGGGCTCACGCTGGAGGACGGAACAAGGACCCTGCCTGCAAGGCTGGTGATACAGAAGGCATCAGAGACTGCTGAGGATGATGGGAAAGCAGACAGCAGCCTTTCCGAGATCGAGCTGACCATTCACGAGGGAAAATTCCATCAGGTCAAGCGCATGTTTGAGGCGGTGGGCTGCCGCGTAGTCTATCTGAAGCGGCTGTCCATGGGAAGCCTGAGACTGGATGAGAGTCTGGCTCCGGGAGCTTATCGCAGGCTGACTGAGGAGGAGATTTCAAAGCTTCAGGGGGAAGGAGACTCAGGGGATGAGAGAGGGCTTCTCTCCGGAAAAAGGGCCTATCTCTTTGACCTGGACGGAACGCTGGTGGACTCCATGTGGATGTGGGGAGCCATTGATATCGAATATCTGGGAAAATTCGGGATTCCCTGTCCGAAGGATCTGCAGAAGGCCATCGAGGGGATGAGCTTTACGGAGACGGCCGTCTACTTTAAGGAACGGTTTTCCCTGCCGGATTCCCTGGAGCAGATTAAGGCGGACTGGACGGCCATGTCTATAGAAAAATACAGGACAGAAGTGCCGTTAAAGCCGGGAGTCCGCCGGTTTCTTGAGGAGGCGGCAGAAAGAGACATTAAAATGGCCATCTGCACCAGCAATGGCAGGGAGATGGTGGACGCCGTGTTAAGCGCGTTAAAGATCCGGGACTTTTTCTCCTGTGTGATTACGGGCTGCGAGGTGGCGGCCGGAAAGCCGTCCCCGGACATCTACCTGGAGGCGGCCCGCCGGCTTTCTGTAAAACCGGAGGAGTGCGCAGTCTTTGAGGATGTGCCGGCGGGAATTCTTTCCGGAAAGCGGGCCGGCATGACCGTTTTCGCCGTGGAGGATGATTTCTCAAAGGGAATGGAACAGGAAAAGAGAAGGCTGGCCGACGGCTATATTGACGGCTACCTGGCTCTTCTTTAA
- a CDS encoding RsmB/NOP family class I SAM-dependent RNA methyltransferase codes for MKNRMKDSRKKGSRKKGKKGSLEEKGLKESRLEESRLAQGSLRGVRPETGDSAETEIRTENAPGCRAELLPEDFREKMRKLLGKEYEAYLESFEKPCHNGLRVNTMKLSAEDWNRLSPFQTEPVPWIENGFYYYASDEGSERPSRYPYYYAGLYYLQEPSAMTPANLLPVKPGDRVLDICAAPGGKSTELGARLGGEGLLFSNDISNSRAKALLKNLEMAGIPNICVSSEAPEKLSEFLPEFFDCILVDAPCSGEGMFRREPDMIKSYRERGPEDYVPLQRAIMEEAVKMLRPGGYLLYSTCTFDREENEGTIRYILDRHPDMSLCSLPHRHGFAEGIGMPECVRLFPHRIEGEGHFVALLRRAGSGERPRRKDRTAQSGTSLKLPDEAMAFLSCLNLRRGGTDGLPGQVEEKNGKLYCLPPDFQDMKGAGKGIRFLRTGLLLGELKRGRFEPSQTLAMALRKEEYPFTADFQAEDERVIRYLKGETVALREEEASWPDGSWVLVCTDGFPLGWAKKAGLNLKNKYYPGWRWQ; via the coding sequence ATGAAAAACAGGATGAAGGACAGCAGGAAAAAGGGCAGCAGAAAAAAGGGAAAGAAGGGCAGCCTGGAAGAAAAGGGACTGAAAGAGAGCAGATTGGAGGAAAGCAGACTGGCACAAGGCAGTCTGAGAGGAGTCAGGCCGGAGACCGGGGACAGCGCAGAAACAGAAATTCGGACGGAAAACGCCCCGGGCTGCCGCGCAGAGCTTCTCCCTGAGGATTTCAGGGAAAAGATGAGAAAACTTCTGGGGAAGGAGTACGAGGCGTATCTGGAAAGCTTTGAAAAGCCCTGTCACAACGGGCTTCGGGTCAATACCATGAAGCTCTCGGCAGAGGACTGGAACCGCCTCTCGCCCTTTCAGACAGAGCCGGTTCCATGGATTGAAAACGGTTTTTACTACTACGCTTCAGATGAAGGCTCAGAACGGCCGTCCAGATATCCCTACTATTACGCAGGACTCTACTATCTGCAGGAGCCAAGCGCCATGACTCCCGCCAATCTGCTTCCAGTCAAGCCGGGGGACCGGGTACTTGACATCTGCGCCGCCCCAGGCGGAAAAAGTACAGAGCTGGGCGCCAGGTTAGGGGGAGAGGGACTGCTTTTTTCCAATGACATCAGTAATTCCAGGGCAAAGGCTCTCCTGAAAAATCTGGAGATGGCCGGGATTCCAAACATTTGTGTGTCCAGTGAGGCGCCGGAAAAGCTCTCAGAGTTCCTGCCGGAATTTTTTGACTGCATTCTGGTGGACGCGCCCTGCTCCGGAGAGGGAATGTTCCGCAGGGAACCGGATATGATAAAGAGCTACAGGGAGCGGGGCCCGGAAGACTATGTGCCGCTTCAAAGGGCAATCATGGAGGAGGCTGTAAAGATGCTGCGGCCGGGCGGCTATCTGCTCTATTCCACCTGTACCTTTGACCGGGAGGAAAATGAGGGAACAATTCGATATATATTAGACAGGCATCCAGATATGAGTCTTTGCAGTCTGCCCCACAGGCACGGGTTTGCAGAAGGGATAGGGATGCCGGAGTGTGTGCGCCTGTTTCCCCACCGGATAGAGGGGGAGGGACATTTTGTGGCTCTCCTTCGGCGGGCCGGTTCCGGGGAGCGCCCCCGGAGGAAAGACAGGACAGCGCAGTCAGGGACTTCCTTGAAGCTTCCTGACGAGGCTATGGCTTTTCTGAGCTGCCTGAATCTGAGACGAGGCGGCACAGATGGCCTGCCGGGACAGGTGGAGGAGAAAAACGGGAAGCTCTACTGTCTTCCACCGGATTTCCAGGATATGAAGGGCGCCGGAAAGGGGATCCGTTTTCTTCGCACCGGGCTTTTGCTGGGAGAACTGAAGCGGGGACGCTTTGAACCGTCCCAGACCCTCGCCATGGCTCTCAGAAAAGAGGAATATCCCTTTACTGCAGATTTCCAGGCAGAGGATGAGCGGGTTATCCGGTATCTGAAGGGAGAAACGGTGGCTCTGAGGGAGGAGGAAGCCTCCTGGCCTGACGGCTCCTGGGTTCTCGTGTGCACAGACGGGTTCCCCCTGGGCTGGGCCAAAAAAGCAGGTCTGAACCTGAAAAATAAGTATTACCCCGGATGGAGGTGGCAGTGA
- a CDS encoding M23 family metallopeptidase, with protein sequence MILIFILLLAVFNMTAVHSLEEAALLSRLEPNVSESAKFRAMRLGPAMAGLEWLDPDQTAALMVKHDYDLTECEDLSYDNKKLLAGKPAEYRELSEAYRTVFSDLVYFPIPESTDPETPDVTYEDGWQQPRTYGGERGHEGCDIMGGQGERGFYPVVSMSSGTVEKVGWLEQGGWRIGIRTESGAYLYYAHLYSYSSKWQEGDTVKAGQLLGFMGDSGYGKEENTVGQFPVHLHVGIYIRTAHYEELSVNPYWILRYLEKRRISCEY encoded by the coding sequence ATGATCTTGATTTTTATTCTGCTTCTGGCGGTCTTTAATATGACGGCTGTTCACTCCCTGGAGGAAGCCGCCTTGCTGTCCCGGCTGGAGCCCAATGTCAGTGAGTCTGCAAAGTTTCGCGCCATGAGACTTGGGCCTGCCATGGCCGGCCTGGAATGGCTGGATCCGGATCAGACGGCTGCTCTGATGGTGAAGCACGATTACGATTTGACAGAATGTGAGGATCTGTCTTATGATAATAAGAAACTTCTCGCCGGAAAGCCGGCGGAGTACAGGGAGCTTTCTGAGGCGTACCGGACGGTATTTTCCGATCTGGTCTATTTCCCAATCCCCGAGAGCACAGATCCGGAAACGCCGGATGTGACCTACGAGGACGGCTGGCAGCAGCCCCGCACCTACGGCGGGGAGCGGGGCCACGAGGGCTGTGATATCATGGGCGGACAGGGGGAGCGGGGATTTTACCCTGTTGTCAGCATGAGCAGCGGAACCGTTGAGAAGGTCGGCTGGCTGGAGCAGGGAGGGTGGCGAATCGGGATCCGGACAGAGTCGGGCGCCTACCTCTACTATGCCCACCTGTATTCCTACAGCAGCAAATGGCAGGAGGGAGATACGGTGAAAGCCGGGCAGCTTTTAGGCTTCATGGGAGATTCCGGCTATGGAAAGGAAGAAAATACGGTGGGGCAATTCCCGGTTCACCTTCATGTGGGAATTTATATCAGGACAGCCCACTATGAGGAGCTGAGCGTGAACCCCTACTGGATTCTCAGGTATCTTGAAAAAAGGCGGATTTCCTGTGAATACTGA
- the coaD gene encoding pantetheine-phosphate adenylyltransferase, which produces MKTAIYPGSFDPVTLGHYDIIERSSQIFDRLIVGVLNNSAKSPLFSVEERVKMLKDVTKELPNVEIKSFDGLLIDFARENQAQVIVRGLRAVTDFEYELQMAQMNRVIAPEIDTLFLTTNLKYAYLSSSIAKEVAMYGGDISAFLDPAVEREVQKKCSVIQKR; this is translated from the coding sequence ATGAAAACAGCCATATATCCGGGCAGCTTCGATCCGGTAACTCTGGGGCATTATGACATTATTGAGCGCTCTTCCCAGATTTTCGACAGACTGATCGTGGGGGTTCTCAATAATAGTGCAAAATCTCCATTGTTTTCTGTGGAAGAACGTGTTAAGATGTTAAAAGACGTGACAAAGGAGCTTCCGAATGTGGAGATTAAGTCATTTGACGGACTTTTGATCGACTTTGCACGGGAAAATCAGGCGCAGGTGATTGTCAGAGGCCTGCGTGCGGTTACAGATTTTGAGTATGAGCTTCAGATGGCGCAGATGAACCGCGTGATCGCCCCGGAAATTGACACACTGTTTCTGACTACAAACCTGAAATACGCATACTTAAGTTCCAGTATTGCCAAGGAGGTCGCCATGTATGGAGGAGATATCTCGGCATTTCTGGATCCGGCGGTAGAGAGGGAAGTGCAGAAAAAGTGTTCTGTCATTCAGAAACGGTAA
- a CDS encoding alpha/beta-type small acid-soluble spore protein, protein MSTNNNTMNVPEAKEAMNRFKMEVANELGVPLNSNGYNGNLTSAQNGSVGGYMVKKMIEAQERQMAGK, encoded by the coding sequence ATGTCTACAAATAACAACACAATGAATGTACCAGAGGCTAAGGAAGCAATGAACAGATTCAAGATGGAGGTTGCCAATGAGCTTGGTGTTCCGTTAAACAGCAACGGATACAACGGCAACTTAACTTCTGCTCAGAACGGTTCTGTAGGCGGATATATGGTTAAGAAGATGATCGAGGCTCAGGAAAGACAGATGGCCGGCAAATAA
- the pgeF gene encoding peptidoglycan editing factor PgeF: MEIHFKKKDERAVLRLRESRGVPYLSFPALEETGLVAHAFSTRLGGVSKGDFATMNFSFTRGDNPDDVLENYSRMAAALGVEREKMVLTYQTHTTNVRRVTEEDAGKGVVRERDYRDVDGLITDIPGLTLVTFFADCVPLYFLDPVRRAIGLSHSGWRGTANRMGQKTAEAMKEAFGTEPEDLIACVGPSICADCYEVGPEVAEVFADSFGKEHRESILRKKENGKYLLDLWEANRIVLLEAGIRPANISVTNICTHCNPELLFSHRRNAERRGNLCAFLSLR, from the coding sequence ATGGAAATTCATTTTAAGAAAAAAGACGAGAGGGCCGTTTTAAGGCTTCGGGAGAGCCGGGGAGTCCCCTATCTGTCCTTTCCGGCTCTTGAGGAAACGGGACTGGTGGCCCATGCCTTTTCCACCCGCCTGGGGGGTGTGAGCAAAGGGGATTTTGCGACGATGAATTTTTCCTTTACCCGGGGGGACAACCCGGATGATGTGCTGGAAAATTACAGCAGGATGGCGGCAGCTCTCGGCGTGGAGAGGGAAAAGATGGTTCTAACGTATCAGACCCACACGACCAACGTGCGCCGCGTCACAGAGGAGGATGCCGGAAAGGGCGTGGTGAGGGAGAGAGATTACAGGGATGTGGACGGACTTATCACGGACATTCCCGGGCTCACCCTTGTGACCTTCTTTGCCGACTGTGTTCCCCTCTATTTTCTGGATCCGGTCCGCCGGGCCATCGGGCTGTCACATTCCGGCTGGAGGGGCACGGCAAACCGGATGGGACAGAAGACAGCCGAGGCTATGAAGGAGGCTTTCGGGACAGAGCCGGAGGACCTGATCGCCTGCGTGGGCCCAAGCATCTGCGCAGACTGCTATGAGGTGGGGCCCGAGGTGGCCGAGGTCTTTGCCGACAGCTTTGGAAAAGAACACAGGGAAAGCATTCTGAGGAAAAAGGAAAACGGCAAATACCTCCTTGACCTGTGGGAGGCCAACCGGATCGTCCTTCTGGAGGCCGGAATCCGGCCGGCAAATATTTCTGTGACAAATATCTGTACCCACTGCAACCCCGAGCTTCTGTTTTCACACAGAAGAAACGCCGAGCGCCGGGGAAACCTCTGCGCTTTTCTGAGCCTGAGATAG
- a CDS encoding YraN family protein yields the protein MQEEKRRKGPAGRKSTRARGARYEDLAAAFLEKQGYVILEKNFFCRTGEIDIIAREGDTLVFVEVKYRKDLAAGDPAEAVNERKQEKIRKAAAFYLYARGLPPEQPCRFDVVAILGSDFRLLRDAF from the coding sequence ATGCAGGAAGAAAAACGAAGGAAGGGCCCGGCGGGCAGGAAGAGTACCAGGGCCAGAGGGGCCAGGTATGAGGATCTGGCTGCCGCCTTTCTGGAAAAACAGGGCTATGTGATTCTGGAAAAGAATTTTTTCTGCAGGACCGGAGAGATTGACATTATCGCGAGAGAGGGAGACACGCTGGTCTTTGTGGAGGTAAAATACAGAAAGGATCTGGCTGCCGGAGATCCGGCAGAGGCTGTAAATGAGAGAAAGCAGGAAAAGATCCGGAAGGCCGCTGCCTTCTACCTCTATGCAAGAGGGCTCCCTCCGGAACAGCCCTGCCGTTTTGACGTGGTAGCGATTCTGGGAAGTGACTTCAGGCTTTTGCGGGATGCCTTCTGA
- a CDS encoding ribonuclease HII has product MKPLSGEKLKKELLRLEGMKEYERKYASCGFICGIDEAGRGPLAGPVVAAACILPTDCEILYLNDSKKLTEKRREELFVEIQEKAVSFGVGIVSPAVIDEINILQATYEAMRQAVEKLSVRPDVFLNDAVVIPGIDESRQVKIIKGDAKSVSIAAASILAKVTRDHMMEEYDRLYPEYGFAKHKGYGTKAHLDAVREHGMCPIHRRSFLKKFMEREAKELESE; this is encoded by the coding sequence ATGAAGCCACTGAGCGGTGAAAAGCTTAAAAAGGAACTTCTCCGCCTGGAGGGGATGAAGGAATACGAAAGGAAATATGCCTCCTGCGGCTTTATCTGCGGGATCGACGAGGCGGGACGTGGCCCCCTGGCCGGCCCGGTGGTGGCGGCGGCCTGCATTCTCCCGACGGACTGTGAGATCCTCTATCTCAATGACTCCAAAAAGCTGACAGAAAAGCGCAGAGAGGAGCTGTTTGTGGAGATTCAGGAAAAGGCGGTATCCTTTGGTGTGGGCATTGTAAGCCCGGCTGTCATTGACGAGATAAATATCCTTCAGGCCACCTACGAGGCCATGCGCCAGGCAGTGGAAAAGCTGTCTGTCAGGCCGGACGTGTTTCTCAATGATGCGGTGGTGATTCCAGGCATTGACGAGAGCAGGCAGGTGAAGATTATAAAGGGCGACGCAAAGAGCGTTTCCATTGCGGCTGCCAGTATTCTTGCCAAGGTGACCAGGGATCACATGATGGAAGAATACGACCGGCTGTACCCGGAATACGGCTTTGCCAAGCATAAGGGGTACGGGACGAAGGCTCATCTGGACGCTGTCAGGGAGCACGGCATGTGCCCGATTCACAGGAGAAGTTTTCTGAAGAAATTTATGGAGCGGGAGGCAAAGGAGCTGGAAAGCGAATAG
- the ylqF gene encoding ribosome biogenesis GTPase YlqF: protein MNIQWYPGHMTKAKRAMKEDIKLIDLVIELVDARMPLGSRNPDIDELARGKGRMVLLNKADLADERMNEQWTSWFKERGFHVIKINARTGMGLKQIHPMVQEACREKIERDRRRGIKNRPVRAMVVGIPNVGKSTFINSFAGKACAKTGNKPGVTKGNQWIRLNRTLELLDTPGILWPKFEDQTVGLNLAFIGSINDEIIDKTELAAELADFLMIHYREMLEARYQLVPGEKYEPYQVLEQIARVRSCLLKGNELDLKKAANLFLDDFRSGKLGRITLEFPDGREQDKGAQV from the coding sequence ATGAATATACAGTGGTATCCGGGCCATATGACAAAGGCCAAACGAGCCATGAAGGAGGACATCAAACTCATCGATCTGGTGATTGAGCTGGTGGATGCGAGAATGCCTCTGGGGAGCCGAAACCCTGACATCGACGAGCTGGCCAGGGGAAAAGGGCGGATGGTTCTTCTCAATAAGGCGGATCTGGCAGACGAGAGAATGAATGAACAGTGGACCTCCTGGTTTAAGGAGAGAGGCTTCCATGTGATCAAAATCAATGCGCGGACGGGAATGGGGTTAAAACAGATTCATCCCATGGTTCAGGAGGCCTGCCGCGAGAAGATCGAGAGGGACAGAAGGCGGGGAATCAAGAACCGCCCGGTCCGCGCCATGGTAGTGGGAATCCCCAATGTGGGAAAATCCACCTTTATCAATTCTTTCGCCGGAAAGGCCTGCGCAAAAACGGGGAATAAGCCGGGCGTGACAAAGGGAAACCAGTGGATTCGTCTGAACAGGACGCTGGAGCTGTTAGACACGCCGGGTATCCTCTGGCCCAAGTTTGAAGATCAGACAGTCGGCCTGAATCTGGCCTTTATCGGCTCTATCAATGACGAGATTATTGACAAGACAGAGCTGGCGGCGGAGCTGGCAGACTTTTTGATGATTCATTACCGGGAGATGCTGGAGGCCCGCTACCAGCTGGTGCCCGGGGAGAAGTACGAGCCCTACCAGGTGCTGGAGCAGATTGCCAGAGTGCGCTCCTGCCTTCTCAAGGGAAATGAGCTGGATCTGAAGAAGGCGGCCAACCTGTTTCTGGATGATTTCAGGAGCGGAAAGCTGGGAAGAATCACCCTGGAATTTCCGGATGGCAGAGAGCAGGACAAAGGAGCGCAGGTATGA
- the rplS gene encoding 50S ribosomal protein L19 — MNEIIKNIENAQLKAEVPEFHVGDTVKVYAKIKEGNRERIQVFEGTVIKRQNGGIRETFTVRKNSNGVGVERTWPVHSPSVENIEVVRRGKVRRAKLNYLRSRVGKAAKVKELVK, encoded by the coding sequence ATGAACGAGATTATCAAGAACATTGAGAACGCACAGTTAAAGGCAGAAGTGCCGGAGTTCCACGTAGGCGATACAGTTAAGGTATACGCTAAGATCAAAGAGGGAAACCGTGAGAGAATCCAGGTTTTCGAGGGAACAGTAATTAAGAGACAGAACGGCGGCATCCGCGAGACTTTCACAGTAAGAAAGAACTCCAACGGCGTTGGCGTTGAGAGAACATGGCCGGTACACTCCCCATCTGTTGAGAACATCGAGGTAGTGAGACGCGGTAAGGTTAGAAGAGCGAAATTAAACTACTTAAGAAGCAGAGTTGGCAAGGCTGCCAAGGTAAAAGAGTTAGTTAAATAA